Part of the Cytophagia bacterium CHB2 genome is shown below.
GGCCGTGGCAAACGCCACCCGTTCAATTTCCTGGGCGCGGCCTTCGGCTTCGTTGATGCGTTTCATTTTTTCGCCTTCGGATTTCGCAATCGCCTCCTGCTTGTCGCCTTCCGCACGGTTGATCTTGGCCTGTTTATCGCCCTCGGACTCCGCGATCAATGCGCGCTTTTCACGCTCGGCGCGCATTTGCTTTTCCATCGCGTCGCGAATGCTGGCAGGAGGCACGATATTTTTCACTTCATAGCGCGTCACCTTCATACCCCAGGGATCCGACGCTTTGTCCACCGCGTTCACGATCTCATGATTGATTTTCTCCCGCTCTTCGAAGGTGCGGTCCAGCTCGATCTTGCCGACTTCACTGCGCATGGTGGTTTGCGCAAGCTGAATGGAGGCGAAACGGTAATCACTGATGCCGTATGAGGCCTTGACGGGATCAATGATTTGCATGTACAGCACGCCGTCGACTTCCACCTGAATGTTGTCTTTGGTGATACAGGTTTGCGGCGGCACATCGATGACCATCTCTTTCAGCGAATGCTTGTAAGCGACGCGATCCACAAACGGCAGCAGAATGTGAAAACCGGCTTCGAGCGTGCCATGGTATTTCCCCAGACGCTCGACCAGAAATACCGTCTTTTGCGGCACCACAATCGCCGTGCGCGCGAGCGTGACGAGCGCAAACAGAATCAACCCCAAGATGATGATGGTTTGAAGTGACATCCATTCCTCCTTTGAGAATTGCAACTTGATGGTTCAGGACAGCGGTTTGACTTTCAGGGTGAGATTGTTGCGGCTGATAATTTCAACGACCGTGCCGGGCTCAATATCCATATCTGCTTCCGCGGGCCAGGGTGTGCCGTTGTACTCCACTTTTCCGCCCAGTGCTTTCGGTTTGATGGCGCTGATCACCAGGGCTTTTTTGCCATGCACATCTTCCATGGATTCTCCCGGCGCCAGCCTGCCGGAAACTTTGCCTTCAAAATAATGCTGCCCCTGCTTGCGGAACAACACCAGCGAAACAATGGACGATACGAGAAACACAATAAGCTGCTCATTGAACGTATGGATCACGCCGAGCATGAGCGCCAGCGCCGTAATCCACGCCCCCGCGCCGAAAAAAATAATCACCAACCCCGGAATGATGAATTCTGCTAGCGCCAGCACCAGCCCGACCACGAACCAGACCAGCTCCGCCGCTTCAGTCCAGAACGACATAACTCCTCCGTTGATATTTTATTTGAAAGTTCAGGCGTATTTTACGAGGGCATTTTGCAAGAGTTCTCTACGAGAAAGAAACAATTGCCGCCGCTTTTGCAAAAGTGTTTCGGCATTCAAGCCTGGCAATATTTCGTCCGGGCCTGGAGCAGTTGGGATTACTGATTCTGGCTGCCCAAATTCATACAACGGCTTCTTCGCTTCTCGAAAATTCATCTTTTGGTGTCTGCGCCGCCAGCAACCCTGGAAAACTCTTTTGCCGGGCAGCCAACGATAACAAAACCTCACGACGTTTGCCAGAATTTTCTCTGAGGCCGCAATGCCGGCATACAGGCCTTACAAATCCCGGCATGTTTAACGCTGTTGCCGCTATCCCACGTCCACCGGTTCACCGCGCATGAGTTTGCGCACGCGCGACTGCTGCGCCTGCAAGCATTCCAGCAATACGCGCATGGCCGCCTCCGCATCGCCGTTGCCGCAGAAAAAAATATCCGCGGCAAAGAAACCCAGCTCCGGCCACGTGTGAATCGTCATGTGAGACTCCGCAAGCGTAGCGGTTGCGGTGAGGCCTTGTGGGTTAAATTGATGTACAGCAAGCTCAATCAGCGTCGCCCCGCCGGCAAGCACGGCTTGCGTCAACGCGAAACGAATGTGATCGGCATCATTGAGCAGAGACGGGGGCGACTGCCAGCCATCAATGATCAGGTGAATTCCCAACGGTTTCATGAGACGCAATG
Proteins encoded:
- a CDS encoding NfeD family protein codes for the protein MSFWTEAAELVWFVVGLVLALAEFIIPGLVIIFFGAGAWITALALMLGVIHTFNEQLIVFLVSSIVSLVLFRKQGQHYFEGKVSGRLAPGESMEDVHGKKALVISAIKPKALGGKVEYNGTPWPAEADMDIEPGTVVEIISRNNLTLKVKPLS
- the speD gene encoding adenosylmethionine decarboxylase gives rise to the protein MKPLGIHLIIDGWQSPPSLLNDADHIRFALTQAVLAGGATLIELAVHQFNPQGLTATATLAESHMTIHTWPELGFFAADIFFCGNGDAEAAMRVLLECLQAQQSRVRKLMRGEPVDVG
- a CDS encoding paraslipin; its protein translation is MSLQTIIILGLILFALVTLARTAIVVPQKTVFLVERLGKYHGTLEAGFHILLPFVDRVAYKHSLKEMVIDVPPQTCITKDNIQVEVDGVLYMQIIDPVKASYGISDYRFASIQLAQTTMRSEVGKIELDRTFEEREKINHEIVNAVDKASDPWGMKVTRYEVKNIVPPASIRDAMEKQMRAEREKRALIAESEGDKQAKINRAEGDKQEAIAKSEGEKMKRINEAEGRAQEIERVAFATAKGIREIANAINDKGGLDAVNLRIAEQYLGEFGKLAQKNNTLIIPSNLSDVGGMVAAVGKMFTATRAADAGDMKKA